The Astatotilapia calliptera chromosome 19, fAstCal1.2, whole genome shotgun sequence DNA segment TAATTGTCACTTTAGTGCACAATAAATAGATGTAACGATTTATAGGTTAGCATTTctgaaatctttattttaaagaacatactcATATAACAATAACACCACATTACCCTCTTGGTTGTAGTAACATTTTTACATAGTTCTTTGAGACTATTGAAAGATGAAAAGCATGCTCTATAGTCATTGCAATAACAGTCATTAAGATTCTTGCTTTAGATTTGTACTCACTGACAATTTATGTTGGCCAAATGAAATAACCTTTTaacacttttttccttctctgttttatgcagaagaagaaggacCTTCCAAATTACAGAAGATATTGGCCTTTGCAACTGGAGCAACTGCGGTGCCACCTATTGGCTTTTCCCCAGCACCCTCGATTGAGTTCATTCATAGAGGAGACGATGACTTCTCTTCTACACCAATTTTCCCTCTTGCCAACACGTGTGTTAACTGCATTAGGCTGCCACTGCATGTTTCATACCAGCTGTTCAAGGAGAAGTTTGATTTTGCATTAGGTAACACTTACGGCTTTGGCAGGGTATGAACACATTATGCTGGAGGAGTTTGCGTGTTTCTCTTTTGTATTGGTCTCTCTTTTGATTCAAAGTGAGTATTGAGTATTAACTTGTTAAGGTTTTAATATTTCCAAATTTACCTGCTTCAGTCAAATTGATGTCTTAAAACATCAATTTGACAAGAAGTGATTGTTCTTCAGGATTCATACAGGTAGATACCAATTGTTTAACAGCACGTCAGAAGTTAATTTAGATTGTTGAGTTTGAATATACAAAATTTGTGTCACTTTACTCATTTCATGTGTATGTCCATCGGTTTTTGATTTGgttgtctttgtgtctgtttattcttctgccTGTGTCAGTTTCTGTTTGACAACAGAGCtgtcattttatcattttaaagaaaatggttTCAATATGTTAGTTTCGATCACATAtgttttctgaaatgtttttttttatatatcttttttttattttttgcaaaatattttatttaatgtagaaggtgtaaaagtgaagaaaacacaTCTATTCCATGATTTCCATCATTTTCTAATGGATTCACTTGTTGAATTATGTTCATTGCAGTCTCATTTATGTTGATGTCAATAGCTGGAATATTgacattattgtttgtttgaagtTCTGGTAATGGCCCTTCTTCATCAACGCCATAATAGTTATCAAcatgaaaaatgtcatttataaaCGACAGGATTCCCACATTGTTTGTGACACCTGTATGCCACAGCTGAAGAGGGGTCTGTCCTCCTTGTGTAGAGAGACCATGGTTGTTCCACTGATTGACAAATTCTGTTAATGCTCTTTCAATCCTTGGCAAATAAACATAATGCAGACAAAAAAGATGTAGCTCATTCAGTGAATCCAACATACCCTGTTCTTCCATAAAGTTAAAGATATTTATAAAGTGTCTTGATACAACTCTGTTGAGTTCTGCCCACAGTCTTTCAATTCTTTGGTTATGTACTGAAACACCTGTAATAACACTGCCTACTCCTCTTCTCTGTAACATAAAACGAGCAACCTGTATATTTTCCATACCATGATCACACCTGACCCTTAAGGGCAAACCAAAGTTTTGTATTCCTTCCAAAAATAATGACAAGACACTTGAGGCTCTGTTATTGGATAAGCAACGTAAGTATATGATAGTTCGGCTGAAGCCATCAACACAGCCATGCAGGACCAAGCGCCATCTAATCAATTTGTGGTTGCCGTCAAAATGCCTGTTGAGAGATCAGAAAGCATTACTACAGTTCCACATGTTTGTTCATATTATTTAGTAGTGAATTCCTGACCCTGTACTTAAACAAAAACTAGAGGtttcattttgtacatttacttcaacaacagcacacctctgtctctcacacacacacacacacacacacacgtgcacacacatacacacagtggcataaaatgtctttttccacACTACGTTTACCTGGCACAATTGATGTTAGAGATTAAAATTGTGATGTAAAATAAAGGATTAAACAACTCAACAGTATATACATTAGACAACATCTAAATTGATGTACTATGAATCCCCCAAATATTTAACATACTTATatcaatttcagtttttttggttattgttatttttttattattattatcttatgCTGATCATATAGATTAACTTCAGTAATGTTTTGAATGAAGGACCATTAATTTTGATGTATTGTGTTAATACTTTTAAACAAAAGGcctgatcatttgtttcaaacCAGTGAACTTACCATAAGTGGTTGGGGGCCTGAACACTATAGATCCTTCGCCTTATCGCATGACGACGTCTAAATGCACGTCCAATAGGATCCACTTCCTGTAGACTTTGTCTGACCCTCCAACGTTGAACTCTTAAGCCACGAGATCTCAGACTTCCAAGAATGTATACTTCCCCTGCATTTGGAGTGTTCTGTAGGATATCCGTCACAAGGCCATTCAGTTCTTGATTTGAAATATCCACATAGCTTAATGGCTCAACTCCCAaagtttgtctgtgtctgtacAGGGTTCTTCGACTTATTCCAAAGCATGATGCAATTCTCTGCCATGTCATACCAATGGAAACAAAGTGAGAAATCTGTTCAGCAGATATAGTGTATCGTGGCCGACCTGGATGACCACTCAAGGTGGTTGGGGGTAACAATCTGTGGGTCACATAAGCAGATCTCTGTCTAGCATCATATTCATGTAGCAAGCTGCAAAAGCATCTATACAAGGATTGTAGTAGGTTGGTGGCAACCCTATTATTGGGATCATATCGAGATACAGCAGCAAGAAATTCTGATAGAGTTCGTGTATGATCATCTAGCTCTCTATAAAGCCGCTCTTGTCTGATATTGTCCGAATTTTCATTTTGGAGCGCCCCAATACATTGCAGAGCACAAGTAAAAAATCTTTCAACATCTTCTTCATTGGTTCTCacctcaaaaaacaaagaaagtatgTAAAAAATGACAAGGATCTGATGTAATTTCATTGTAGATGAGGTACTGTCAGACACAGTCTTTCCAGATTATACGGGCAGCTAGCATAGCCAGGATGCCCTGACTTGTTGCAATAGGCTGCTACCCTACAACAATGTTTGGATAGTCACTGATGAaggcaaaatatttttcaattatACCTCTAACAGACTGTTGTCGACGTCACCGCGGTGTTAGCTGTGCATTaatgtgttatttgtttttcctcacctTCCTGTACAGCtaaaatgccttcctgttcaattGAAATCCTCTTGGttttcattagtgtgtgtgagagcgtttcagtagtgtgtgtgagagcgtttcagtagtgtgtgtgagagcgtttcagtagtgtctgtgagagcatttcagtagtgtgtgtgagagcgtttcagtagtgtgtgtgagagcgtttcagtagtgtgtgtgagagcgtttcagtagtgtgtgtgagagcgtttcagtagtgtgtgtgagagcgtttcagtagtgtgtgtgagagcgtttcagtagtgtgtgtgagagcgtttcagtagtgtgtgtgagagcgtttcagtagtgtgtgtgagagcgtttcagttgtgtgtgtgagaggtaaaatttcagtagtgtgtgtgagagcatttcagtagtgtgtgtgagagcgtttcagtagtgtgtgtgagagcgtttcagtagtgtgtgtgagagcatttcagtagtgtgtgtgagaggtaaaatttcactagtgtgtgtgagagcgtttcagtagtgtgtgtgagagcgtttcagtagtgtgtgtgagagcgtttcagtagtgtgtgtgagagcgtttcagtagtgtgtgtgagaggtaaaatttcagtagtgtgtgtgagagcgtttcagtagtgtgtgtgagagcatttcagtagtgtgtgtgagagcgtttcagtagtgtgtgtgagaggtaaaatttcagtagtgtgtgtgagagcgtttcagtagtgtgtgtgagagcgtttcagtagtgtttgtgagagcatttcagtagtgtgtgtgagagcgtttcagtagtgtgtgtgagagcgtttcagtagtgtgtgtgagaggtaaaatttcagtagtgtgtgtgagagcgtttcagtagtgtgtgtgagagcgtttcagtagtgtgtgtgagaggtaaaatttcagtagtgtgtgtgagagcgtttcagtagtgtgtgtgagagcgtttcagtaataatgtcccttacggcacctcatattttttcctcttctgcacAAACCTCAGTAAGGAAGCACAGGTGCACTGTGTCTGTGCACATatttcagagagagagacagcgagCGCGTGTGAAATCcatttgtgaatgtgtgagcatggtctgtttgtgtgtgtgtgtgtgtgtgtgtgtgtgtgtgtgtgtgtgtgtgtgtgtgtgtgtgtgtgtgtgtgtgtgtgtgtgtgtgtgtgtgtgcgcgcaagGTATTATTTGCCAGTCTGGGTCAGAGGAGGTGCAAGGTATCAAAGATCACAAAAAGTGTATGACAGCTGACAATTTCAGGCTTTTGATTAAGATTTGTTGATATGACCAGTCCCTGGGTCTCTCCCAAACTCACTCCAGGGATTCTGGGCTGCCTGGCTTTACCGCAGACGTACAGCCCGTCAGCTGATAGAAACAGGCGGCAGTTCTCCTCATCGCCTGCCTTACCTCCCTGCTGAAACCCCAGTAATTAGAGTCTGGGCaacatgcagaaaaaaacacctacaGAGAGCACAGTGTCATGGACATCACCAATTATGCAGCAATCTTGCTCATGGATGCAACCAGCTCTTGTTGTAacgacgcacacacacacacaccgatggGCATGCATAGCCAAGcctacgtacacacacacacacagtcactcacATACACAGGGAGATCATTACAGGACTAAATCAGGTTTAATCTTGACATCTGCTTATTATTTATCAGAGTGTCATGTCAGCAGTAAAAGCCAGAACACATGATGTTGCTTATTATTGCTATTTTGGTCACTAATCCCTATCAAGGTCCTCACCTATAAGCTTTGTATACACCTGAGATTCATTCACACGCATTCAATTATAATAAATTGCTACAGTCATAAAACGGGTAtctgtttaaaaggaaaatgagCAATGGTGGATTTTTAGGCATAAAATTGAAAAGAAACTTGCTGAAAGCCGCATATGCATTTTATCTGATGACAGTAATAAGTTCTAACGACTATTATCCTTTAGATTCTTTGCCATTAAATCATCCTTGATCCATTATCTCCAGCTGAACTGTTAAGcaccacaggaaaaaaaatggcttAAATTTCACAGCAGCCATAAGATGCTGTTGACTCGAGGCGAGTGTCTTTAAAACACCTTCTCTCTCTAGAAAAAGAGCAGGAAAAGTTAATTGCAGCATTTGCTCATCGGGGGAAACAGAGGGCCACTCAAAACGTCCCCTCATTTCTGAATTAGAGACACACATTTAGCCACAGGAAATGTAAAGTGGGACTGCGCTCCATGAAGAGGAGGTTAAGTGCACTAATGGAAAGCAGTTAAGTGTTTGTTATTGTTGCTCTGTTATTTCTTTTCTCGTCTGCATTTATGGTTTGCAATCACAGatgtaaattttttatttatatatgttttaacTGTGCGGATTTAATTCATCATCCAAATATAACATCCGTTGTTGCTAAATGCATCTGACTGCTTGTCCTTGGTTTTGTGAGAATTTTTAATGTCACATAAATTCAAATACTTCATGTATatatcacacacacagtacaaagaCAGCTTGTCAGTGGCCTTTGTTTTTTACATGCTACCTTCATTTTGATAACACTACAGCTAAGAGCCAGTCCTCCCACCCTATGCATTTTTGGCCTTTGAGGAATTTGAGAAAGAGACTTTTAGTAATTATTTGTGCAACTCTTTCCAGTATAACTTGACATGTACATTGTTAATGTAATCCTGCTGATGATGTGCGGCGGAATTAGGACgtcagtattttatttaacatgGTTAATAGTATTTCCCTTGGTAGAGATTTTTGAGGGGAGGGAATTAATGGGTGCATTGTGGCAGCTATTGTTAGCTGTACCGAAGCACACGGACATAGTAAAATGCTTGAAATTGTATTTGTCATGTTTAAACTAAGTCAGTGCCATAAAAAAAAGTAGGTGTCAGAGGAGAGAAAATCCTCAGTATTGCTCTGAGCCGGCTTTGACACAGATCTTCAGCATAACATGCTGCCTCTTCCAGAACAAAACAACCCAGGCAAAGCTCGCAGACTTTTGGAGCAACCCCTTCTAATGAGAATTTTGTGTAATTGATGTCACGCTATGGCAAGATTGGGATCATTTCTCAGTTTCGTCTCTTTGTTTGCTGCCATTTCAGAAATACGCCCTGTGAACTTTAACAGCCATTTATTCTTTCATTTCCTTCTCTAAACAAAAGCGGGGCCTCTTTCTGCTCATCACCGTGCCAATATGAGAGAAACACCATCTTGTCACGCAATGTAACAAAACCATTAAATGTGCAGCATTAAAAGGAGACGAGATGCAATTAGCCAAGAAATTACTCTGATCTTGGTGACATTTGGGAGAAATTGTAACACAATATACACGGCCAACGCTTGATTGACAGCCTAATCCAAGTTTGATGGGCGCGGGTCCACATTCACCGAGCAGAGCGGGTCGTCGAAAGATAACGAGTACAGCTGCACACCCCTGATAGCTATGTCCGCCACGATTCGTCACCGGGCAAATTCCTCTGGTTTAAACGATGATGAAAGTATCGACCATTAATGACAGGATCATCTCCCTGCCTGAAATAAATGCTCTAATCCCTTTTGCCAGGTCCATGAATTCCTAATATGAGTTATATAAACTGGAGCAATAAATCAGTGTTAGCTCAGTTGTATTTGGAAAATTGTACCAAAGCTCTTTGCcccctctttaaaatgcaagaCAGGCAACTGAGGATGCTTAAGCTGTAACATCCAATGAGTTATTGCAGGGGATAGATTAACTTTCTTACAGCAATAAGAATTGCAAATAGGTGAAGAATGAGGTGGAATTTCCCTCCGCTATTGTGATCTGAAAAGCGTGTTTGACTGCTGTCAGTGAATGTTGATGAATTTCAAAATCGGCTGGACCTTCCGTAGGTTGAACATGCGTGATGAGACCAGCGATTGGAATATTCTCATTGTAttattaaagtcattaaaagatGAAGCACGGACAGCTGGGAAAATTATTAGTTTCTCTGAACCAAACaaatcagtttttctttgcaaCTTTTTGTAACACTGCATCGATAAATTACAAGCTCATATGTATCAACTGCACACGCTAAAAAGTACAAAAGGTTTTGCTTATAAAACCCAAGTTGTATTTTAAGGTGCATTTGAAGTAAATTAAGAATATATGCTTTTGTCAACACAACTGGTTACTTAAAGCACATGGGAAACCATCCCTGAAAACATGAGGAACATGATAGGAGAGGGGAGAAGACTcttgactgacatttttatactAGAACATCCACCCATGGGATGGCTGACATAAAAGCAGAAACACATTGCCTAATTCACCTCCCCTCAGTAAGATGATTGtagccttttttttaaagagaggtGACACAATGCTGCCTAAAAGTAATTATTAGGGTGAGTGGAAAGCAAAAGTGAAAGGCTGATGAATATTTCATAAATGTTAGCAGCACTTACTGGACACAAGGCCTGATTGATGGCAGAGTGGCTGTAAAGGGTTGGATGTTGAAGGGCTGCTGCCTCCTTTCACACCAGTGCTTACTTCAAGCACCATCATCATTAATCGCAGAATAAAGATGTATTTATCTGAAGAGCTCTTCATTAATGGCCTGCCTTTAAACAAAAGTAGTGTAGAATTTGTTTCGTTTGACTGACGTGCACAAGACTGTGTGATGGAAAGCAGGCGACCAGTCTTTACATCATTAGTAGTGGCGTGTTTACtcgaaaaatatataattagtgTGACACTACAGATTAAGTATGCTAAGAGTCAACTGCTTTAACTTTTAGAAAATGTACAGAAAACAGTCTGGTTTCTGGtttcacaaatgcacacacattgTGTGCACAATCATGTTTGTCATAAATGTTAGGATGCTgtctaaaatgtaaataaaaatcaataaacttctgattttttttaaggaagctATATGCTCAGTTTGAAGGGACTGTTTTATCACCAAGTTGCAtccccttttcttcttctcagtaTTTAGGAGCTGAAaaaactcaagggatgaaccagtgttgtgtgtacacataacaactttgcaaagaaaacattttaaaaaggcactTTGTTATGTGTAGatttctgcaaaaacaaagaatttgtTCCAATTTACATGAAAAAAGCCTATGACAGCacaggcataaaataaatagtatTAGGCATAAAACAGTCATTTTGCACCAACAGGCTCTGTCACTGAGCCTGTTTCTGCtgtaggtttcttcctgttgaaagggagatTTTCCTCCCCACTactgccaagtgct contains these protein-coding regions:
- the LOC113012514 gene encoding uncharacterized protein LOC113012514: MKLHQILVIFYILSLFFEVRTNEEDVERFFTCALQCIGALQNENSDNIRQERLYRELDDHTRTLSEFLAAVSRYDPNNRVATNLLQSLYRCFCSLLHEYDARQRSAYVTHRLLPPTTLSGHPGRPRYTISAEQISHFVSIGMTWQRIASCFGISRRTLYRHRQTLGVEPLSYVDISNQELNGLVTDILQNTPNAGEVYILGSLRSRGLRVQRWRVRQSLQEVDPIGRAFRRRHAIRRRIYSVQAPNHLWHFDGNHKLIRWRLVLHGCVDGFSRTIIYLRCLSNNRASSVLSLFLEGIQNFGLPLRVRCDHGMENIQVARFMLQRRGVGSVITGVSVHNQRIERLWAELNRVVSRHFINIFNFMEEQGMLDSLNELHLFCLHYVYLPRIERALTEFVNQWNNHGLSTQGGQTPLQLWHTGVTNNVGILSFINDIFHVDNYYGVDEEGPLPELQTNNNVNIPAIDININETAMNIIQQVNPLENDGNHGIDVFSSLLHLLH